From Fibrobacter sp. UWR2, the proteins below share one genomic window:
- a CDS encoding calcium/sodium antiporter, whose protein sequence is MILPIVAVLLGLGVLVWSADKFVDGAVGVARFCGMSTLLIGMVVVGFGTSAPEMVVSALSAMQNAPELALGNAYGSNIANIALILGMTAIVSPVIVVRKALFRDLPVLMVVTALSFVLMMNGSVSRSDGIILLVVFALVMGVNIASEMRRKSKTGTAEAEGSDSSSEKLSLGKSLFWLLLGLALLVGSSRALVWGAVEIARSLGVSDLLIGLTIVAVGTSLPELASSIAAARKGEDDLAFGNIIGSNLFNTLAVVGIAATIAPMNSYEPAVFTRDMPVMAVLTALLLLFGLPVRKSRVGADGKRIGRINRIEGATFLAVYIGYIGVLIAQATGKI, encoded by the coding sequence ATGATTCTTCCGATTGTCGCTGTACTTCTCGGGCTTGGGGTTCTTGTCTGGAGTGCGGACAAATTCGTCGATGGCGCCGTAGGTGTCGCGCGTTTCTGCGGCATGAGTACGCTTCTTATCGGAATGGTCGTCGTGGGCTTTGGTACGTCTGCACCCGAAATGGTCGTTTCGGCCCTCTCGGCAATGCAGAACGCTCCAGAACTCGCGCTCGGCAATGCCTACGGGAGTAATATCGCAAACATCGCCCTGATTCTAGGCATGACGGCAATCGTTTCTCCGGTCATCGTGGTCCGGAAGGCACTATTCCGTGACCTGCCGGTCCTGATGGTCGTGACAGCCCTGTCATTCGTCCTGATGATGAACGGTTCCGTAAGCCGCTCCGACGGCATAATCCTCCTAGTCGTTTTCGCGCTTGTAATGGGCGTGAATATCGCAAGCGAGATGCGCCGCAAGTCCAAGACGGGCACTGCGGAAGCAGAAGGCTCCGATAGTAGTTCGGAAAAGCTTTCGCTCGGAAAATCACTTTTTTGGCTTCTGCTTGGGCTAGCACTGTTGGTCGGAAGTTCCCGCGCACTAGTGTGGGGGGCTGTAGAGATTGCCCGTTCGCTCGGTGTGAGCGACCTTCTTATTGGCCTTACTATTGTCGCCGTAGGGACATCCCTACCGGAACTTGCAAGTTCCATAGCAGCGGCACGCAAGGGCGAGGATGATCTTGCCTTCGGGAACATTATCGGGTCAAACCTTTTTAATACGCTTGCTGTAGTTGGCATTGCGGCTACAATCGCCCCGATGAATTCCTACGAGCCGGCCGTATTTACCCGTGATATGCCCGTGATGGCCGTACTGACAGCCCTGCTCCTACTCTTCGGATTACCTGTCCGCAAAAGCCGCGTCGGCGCAGATGGCAAGCGCATCGGACGTATCAACCGCATTGAGGGCGCAACATTCCTTGCCGTTTATATCGGCTACATTGGCGTCCTGATTGCACAGGCCACCGGAAAGATTTAA
- a CDS encoding outer membrane beta-barrel protein has product MNKKVKAFGLVLAMAAFALAQEPAAPAAQPAENAAPAVAAEAPAEPAVAENAAPEAAAPAETVEAEQAPVAEPAAEPAPAAEPVAETAEPVAEPEQYGDMPAPMAVRGVDASSVPYNEEPIAEPKAVRGKESSRATTEPVPMRFTFGAQAFLGTNTLYANDWDFDESYSGIAWKAGLFAIFPLNAYMMGFKIGVLYDHSDASATYIYSSDYTKEMNVKFKMDRISVPFLFTLKSPYSSFTLDFGAQVSIPVQDNFKYSYEYSADSTIKRSADMIDLDYRSSVDFALVLGLTIKANRYMSFDIRYECGFSNFYEDVPLVWRLNELTSSTLLLGLSFYAF; this is encoded by the coding sequence ATGAACAAGAAAGTAAAAGCCTTCGGGTTAGTTTTGGCAATGGCCGCCTTTGCGCTGGCCCAGGAACCTGCCGCACCGGCAGCTCAACCTGCAGAAAACGCTGCACCGGCGGTTGCCGCTGAAGCGCCTGCTGAACCTGCTGTAGCAGAAAATGCTGCACCTGAGGCGGCTGCCCCCGCAGAAACGGTTGAAGCAGAGCAAGCTCCGGTCGCCGAACCGGCTGCAGAACCCGCTCCGGCTGCCGAGCCCGTTGCAGAAACCGCAGAGCCAGTTGCCGAGCCCGAACAGTACGGCGACATGCCGGCTCCGATGGCTGTCCGTGGCGTCGATGCCTCGTCTGTGCCCTACAACGAGGAACCTATCGCCGAGCCGAAGGCTGTAAGGGGAAAGGAATCCTCCCGCGCTACGACCGAACCTGTGCCAATGCGCTTCACGTTCGGTGCACAGGCTTTCCTCGGAACGAATACCCTCTATGCAAACGACTGGGATTTCGACGAATCCTATAGCGGTATCGCCTGGAAGGCGGGTCTATTTGCGATTTTCCCGCTCAACGCATACATGATGGGCTTCAAGATCGGTGTCCTTTACGACCACAGCGATGCTAGCGCCACCTATATCTACAGTTCGGACTACACCAAGGAGATGAACGTCAAGTTCAAGATGGACCGTATCTCGGTACCGTTCCTCTTTACGCTCAAGTCTCCCTATTCCAGCTTCACGCTTGACTTCGGTGCACAGGTATCCATTCCCGTGCAGGACAACTTCAAGTATTCCTATGAATATTCTGCAGACTCGACGATCAAGCGTAGTGCAGACATGATTGACCTGGATTACCGCAGTTCTGTCGACTTTGCTCTGGTTCTCGGACTGACCATCAAGGCGAACCGCTACATGTCGTTCGATATCCGCTACGAATGCGGCTTCTCGAACTTCTATGAAGATGTTCCGCTTGTATGGCGCTTGAACGAACTCACCTCCAGCACCCTCCTCCTCGGTCTTTCTTTCTACGCATTCTAA
- a CDS encoding FISUMP domain-containing protein, with translation MKYLLTISFIVLSFVACSDTSSHEEELNRPTTTVMKSITDSRDGRTYTTTQIGTQVWLAENLQYKAEPSWCYDDDTTNCEILGRLYDSGTENLCPEKFHIPSEREWQDLIDYVAAVEPDIPPAKSLQGYGQTWYVSGNNAFSFGIPGAGYRSVDGSYRDKMLNAYLATSKAGCYQAFISNYHLNFLCDDSIAGASVRCLKDSTNAEDVLPVCLPQNRYEIVHKGNGFYTCDEHGWRPSNYAEYNAYGNECVEGKIIKGNFTENYYFVRFICDNGRWREATEIERNTIGKDCSKATNEIIEGPVEFYKHYICSDSGWRVTNMWDFKREDYLNPAIGYGTMTDSRDQKTYRTVTIGAQVWMAENLNYADSVKTPNLKGNSWCYMDNPENCEKAGRYYSFLAAMDLDESFAGDTLEMPLDTTANGICPDGWHVPSVSDWGTLLLYILERYGQESAFAVSGLEGSPVSDLYAYAYAFKSVVAWEFDNWRVAKNASGFSTLPMGRRDPDGSFVDTQDHYNIWLSSQKHVQTYIAGAPAGEDIASSNYYPVIAIYNSLYQISPLQQADARKYGYPVRCIKD, from the coding sequence GTGAAGTACTTACTGACCATATCTTTTATTGTCCTTTCTTTTGTTGCCTGTAGCGATACGTCTTCGCACGAAGAAGAACTTAATCGGCCTACAACTACGGTGATGAAATCCATTACGGATTCCAGGGATGGCCGAACCTATACCACAACGCAGATAGGGACGCAGGTGTGGCTTGCAGAGAATCTGCAATACAAAGCGGAACCCAGCTGGTGCTACGACGACGATACTACAAATTGTGAAATTCTTGGCCGTCTGTATGATTCCGGAACAGAGAATCTCTGCCCGGAAAAATTTCATATTCCGTCCGAACGGGAATGGCAAGACCTGATAGACTATGTCGCCGCAGTGGAGCCCGACATCCCGCCAGCCAAGAGCCTGCAGGGATATGGACAGACATGGTACGTATCCGGAAATAATGCTTTTTCCTTTGGCATTCCGGGAGCCGGTTACCGTTCTGTAGATGGTTCTTATCGTGATAAAATGCTAAACGCGTACCTTGCAACATCGAAAGCAGGCTGCTATCAGGCATTTATCTCAAACTACCATCTGAACTTCCTGTGTGATGATTCGATTGCAGGGGCTTCGGTGCGTTGCCTAAAGGATTCGACAAATGCAGAAGATGTGTTGCCGGTGTGTCTCCCGCAGAACCGTTACGAAATCGTCCACAAGGGAAACGGGTTCTATACTTGCGATGAACACGGCTGGCGTCCGTCGAACTATGCGGAATACAATGCCTATGGAAACGAATGCGTTGAAGGTAAAATCATAAAGGGTAATTTTACGGAGAATTACTACTTTGTTCGCTTCATCTGCGATAATGGCCGTTGGCGCGAAGCGACGGAAATAGAGCGGAATACAATCGGCAAGGATTGTTCGAAGGCTACGAATGAAATTATTGAAGGCCCTGTAGAATTCTACAAGCACTACATTTGTTCCGATTCAGGGTGGAGAGTCACGAACATGTGGGATTTCAAGAGAGAGGACTACCTCAATCCTGCAATCGGGTACGGCACCATGACGGATTCCCGTGACCAGAAAACGTACCGGACAGTGACGATAGGGGCCCAGGTATGGATGGCAGAGAACTTGAATTATGCCGACAGCGTGAAGACGCCGAACCTGAAGGGGAATAGCTGGTGCTATATGGACAATCCGGAGAACTGCGAAAAGGCCGGTCGCTACTACTCCTTCTTGGCAGCAATGGACCTAGACGAATCCTTTGCTGGCGATACTCTCGAAATGCCGTTGGATACGACCGCTAACGGCATTTGCCCCGATGGCTGGCATGTTCCGTCTGTATCGGATTGGGGAACTCTTCTTTTGTATATACTCGAAAGATACGGTCAGGAGTCAGCCTTTGCTGTTTCTGGATTGGAGGGCTCTCCGGTTAGTGATCTTTATGCCTATGCTTATGCGTTTAAATCCGTTGTGGCATGGGAATTCGACAACTGGCGCGTGGCGAAAAACGCATCGGGTTTTTCCACGCTTCCAATGGGCCGCAGGGATCCAGACGGAAGCTTTGTGGATACACAAGACCATTATAATATCTGGCTTTCGTCGCAGAAGCATGTTCAGACGTATATTGCGGGAGCGCCTGCAGGGGAAGATATTGCGAGTTCAAACTATTATCCTGTTATCGCCATATATAACTCGTTGTATCAGATTAGTCCGTTGCAGCAAGCAGATGCCCGCAAATATGGTTACCCCGTTCGTTGTATCAAGGATTAA
- a CDS encoding M17 family metallopeptidase encodes MKLNIIANESEKAGTTALFFVKKSVQFSAVLSEAGEKQVDSVLESMNDGPFEDLEYLEIDGRPTLFVDAAKERGLSNLDHLRMAAYRLACRAMKKQISSVSLMLADCADEQFKAILHGLHYAEYKFDAYKSKQKPNFQVTYEIVAGEHTAAFKKIAEEVAIENKAVVLAKNLINTSAADLYPAEFVENAKTIAKYTPGLSIKVRNMKQLEKEGFMGHVTVGKGSSREPYMVTLDYKPAKRTSKDHLVIVGKGLTFDTGGLCLKPAKSMPEMISDMSGAATALAAIQAIASLKLPVHVSAVCCLAENAIGNKSVLPGDIFKAKNGKTVMVDNTDAEGRLVLSDGLAEAGEIGATHIVDLATLTGAMVRALGYAITGFFSNDDDLALKVINCGEACCEKFWSMPLEEEYADSLKDKFADLKNTGSDAGAIAAALFLQEFVPENTAWAHWDIAGTAFTTKKWKYTEYGATGFGVQTLIELAREMSLN; translated from the coding sequence ATGAAATTAAATATTATCGCCAATGAAAGCGAAAAAGCAGGCACAACAGCCCTCTTTTTCGTAAAGAAATCCGTTCAATTTTCCGCCGTGCTCAGCGAAGCGGGCGAAAAACAGGTCGATTCGGTGCTCGAAAGCATGAATGACGGCCCCTTCGAGGACCTGGAATACCTCGAAATTGACGGCAGGCCAACTTTGTTCGTAGACGCCGCCAAGGAACGCGGACTCTCGAACCTCGACCACCTGCGCATGGCAGCCTACCGCCTCGCCTGCCGTGCCATGAAAAAACAGATTAGCAGCGTGAGCCTGATGCTCGCCGACTGCGCCGACGAACAGTTCAAGGCTATCCTCCACGGGCTCCACTACGCCGAATACAAGTTCGACGCCTACAAGAGCAAGCAGAAGCCGAATTTCCAGGTGACCTACGAGATTGTCGCCGGTGAACACACCGCCGCCTTCAAGAAAATCGCAGAAGAAGTCGCCATCGAGAACAAGGCTGTTGTACTCGCCAAGAACCTCATCAACACTAGTGCAGCAGACCTCTACCCCGCCGAGTTTGTAGAAAACGCTAAGACCATCGCGAAGTACACGCCGGGCCTTTCCATAAAGGTGCGCAACATGAAGCAGCTCGAAAAGGAAGGCTTCATGGGTCACGTGACCGTCGGCAAGGGCAGTTCCCGCGAGCCCTACATGGTTACGCTCGACTACAAGCCCGCCAAGCGCACTTCGAAGGACCACCTTGTCATCGTCGGCAAGGGACTCACCTTCGACACCGGCGGACTCTGCCTCAAGCCGGCCAAGTCCATGCCCGAAATGATTAGCGACATGAGCGGAGCCGCTACCGCACTCGCCGCCATCCAGGCAATCGCCTCCCTCAAGTTGCCCGTGCACGTAAGCGCCGTCTGCTGCCTCGCCGAAAATGCCATCGGCAACAAGTCCGTACTGCCGGGCGATATTTTCAAGGCCAAGAACGGCAAGACAGTGATGGTCGACAACACCGACGCCGAAGGCAGGCTCGTGCTCAGCGACGGACTTGCCGAAGCGGGCGAAATCGGGGCAACGCACATAGTAGACCTCGCCACGCTTACCGGAGCCATGGTTCGCGCCCTCGGCTATGCCATCACCGGATTCTTCAGCAACGACGACGATTTGGCCCTGAAGGTCATCAACTGCGGCGAGGCCTGCTGCGAAAAGTTCTGGAGCATGCCGCTCGAAGAGGAATACGCCGACTCGCTCAAGGACAAGTTCGCCGACCTCAAGAACACCGGCAGCGACGCTGGCGCCATCGCCGCAGCGCTCTTCTTGCAGGAATTCGTTCCCGAGAATACCGCCTGGGCCCACTGGGACATCGCGGGCACGGCCTTCACGACAAAGAAGTGGAAGTACACCGAATACGGCGCCACCGGCTTCGGCGTACAGACGCTTATCGAACTTGCAAGAGAAATGAGCCTAAACTAA
- the leuB gene encoding 3-isopropylmalate dehydrogenase — protein sequence MSKNYKIAVLPGDGIGPEVMKEAVRVLDVVSKKFGFDVNAEWANVGGAAYDESGSPLPESTLKLGEASDCILFGSVGGPKWEHLPPNLQPERGALLPLRKHFKLFCNLRPARVYKELAGACPLRADIVGDGFNILTVRELTGDVYFGQPKGREGVPGSKEEIGFDTMKYSRYEVERIARFAFDAAMLRNKKVASIDKANVLTTSVLWREVVNEVIKDYPELTLEHLYVDNAAMQLLKRPREFDVLLCPNLFGDILTDECAMLTGSMGLLPSASIAEGSFGLYEPAGGSAPDIAGKGIANPLAQILSVALMLRYTFKEEEAAKAIEAACEKVIAQGFRTGDIYQEGCTKVGTTGMGDAIIKALG from the coding sequence ATGAGCAAGAATTACAAGATTGCAGTGCTTCCGGGCGACGGTATCGGCCCCGAAGTCATGAAAGAAGCTGTCCGCGTGCTGGACGTCGTTTCCAAGAAGTTCGGTTTCGACGTGAACGCCGAATGGGCAAACGTCGGTGGTGCCGCCTATGACGAAAGCGGTTCCCCGCTGCCGGAAAGCACCCTCAAGCTGGGCGAAGCTTCTGACTGTATTCTTTTCGGTTCCGTGGGCGGCCCGAAGTGGGAACACCTCCCCCCGAACCTGCAGCCGGAACGCGGTGCCCTCCTCCCGCTCCGCAAGCACTTCAAGCTTTTCTGCAACCTCCGCCCGGCCCGCGTCTATAAGGAACTCGCTGGCGCATGCCCGCTCCGCGCCGACATCGTCGGTGACGGTTTCAACATCCTCACCGTCCGCGAACTGACGGGTGACGTTTACTTTGGCCAGCCGAAGGGCCGCGAAGGCGTTCCGGGCTCCAAGGAAGAAATCGGTTTCGACACCATGAAGTACAGCCGCTACGAAGTCGAACGCATTGCCCGCTTCGCCTTTGACGCCGCCATGCTCCGCAACAAGAAGGTCGCCTCCATCGACAAGGCCAACGTGCTCACCACGAGCGTGCTCTGGCGCGAAGTCGTGAACGAAGTCATCAAGGACTACCCGGAACTGACTCTCGAACACCTCTATGTGGATAACGCCGCCATGCAGCTTCTGAAGCGCCCGCGTGAATTCGACGTGCTCCTCTGCCCGAACCTCTTCGGCGACATCCTGACCGACGAATGCGCCATGCTCACCGGTTCCATGGGCCTCCTCCCGTCCGCTTCTATCGCCGAAGGTTCTTTCGGCCTCTACGAACCGGCCGGTGGTTCCGCTCCGGACATCGCAGGCAAGGGTATCGCTAACCCGCTCGCCCAGATCCTCTCCGTGGCATTGATGCTCCGCTACACCTTCAAGGAAGAAGAAGCGGCCAAGGCTATCGAAGCTGCTTGCGAAAAGGTCATCGCCCAGGGCTTCCGCACTGGCGACATCTACCAGGAAGGCTGCACCAAGGTCGGCACGACCGGCATGGGCGACGCCATCATCAAGGCTTTGGGTTAA